A genomic stretch from Natronomonas gomsonensis includes:
- a CDS encoding NAD(P)/FAD-dependent oxidoreductase, whose product MIGIVGGGLAGLAAAYRLQQAGREVQVFEAADAVGGLAATYETSGDRIEAFYHHLSKSEETIVELAAELGVDDRLEWRYGSDAYYVDGVVHPMNKPWEILAYPHLSLYDKFRLGMLVLDIDVRGGVPSFDSYERLEDFEDVPVKQFILEHTSRGCFEHFFLPLLRAKFGDRWEEVSAAWLLGRIKFRGERDILKGEVLGYFDGGFGVLLDALIEAVGHGNITTGARVTDLEVADDVSTMTVETADDETTHTVDDAVVAAMPNVLEDLTGYACDIDFQGTVCSVISVEESLTDTYWLNIAEEVPFGALIEHTNFVPPERYGGEHLLYAVSYIQSPEEELWQMDDAGVEEAWLDGIESLFPDFDRESVNWIQTARNPRTAPIYERGYLDMVVPYDLGDSVPGVYYAGMASRAQYPERSLDGAIEAGYAAADAIVET is encoded by the coding sequence ATGATTGGTATCGTCGGCGGCGGGCTCGCGGGCCTCGCTGCCGCCTATCGCCTCCAGCAGGCGGGCCGGGAGGTGCAGGTGTTCGAAGCCGCCGACGCCGTCGGCGGACTCGCCGCCACCTACGAAACGAGCGGCGACCGCATCGAGGCGTTCTATCACCACCTCTCGAAATCCGAGGAGACCATCGTCGAACTCGCCGCGGAGTTGGGTGTCGACGACCGACTGGAATGGCGCTACGGCTCCGACGCCTACTACGTCGACGGCGTCGTCCACCCGATGAACAAGCCGTGGGAAATCCTCGCCTACCCGCATCTCTCGCTGTACGACAAGTTCCGCCTCGGTATGCTCGTGTTGGACATCGACGTCCGCGGCGGCGTCCCCTCCTTCGACAGCTACGAACGACTCGAGGACTTCGAGGACGTGCCGGTGAAGCAGTTCATCCTCGAACACACCTCTCGGGGCTGTTTCGAGCACTTCTTCCTGCCGTTGCTTCGAGCGAAGTTCGGCGACCGCTGGGAAGAGGTCAGCGCCGCGTGGCTGCTCGGCCGCATCAAGTTCCGCGGCGAACGCGACATCCTGAAAGGGGAGGTACTGGGCTATTTCGACGGCGGGTTCGGCGTGTTGCTCGACGCGCTCATCGAGGCGGTCGGCCACGGGAACATCACGACGGGCGCACGCGTGACCGACCTCGAAGTTGCGGACGACGTTTCCACGATGACCGTCGAGACGGCCGACGACGAGACGACACACACAGTCGACGACGCCGTCGTCGCGGCGATGCCGAACGTCTTGGAGGACCTCACCGGCTACGCCTGCGACATCGACTTCCAGGGGACGGTGTGTTCGGTCATCAGCGTCGAGGAATCGCTGACCGACACCTACTGGCTGAACATCGCCGAGGAGGTCCCCTTCGGTGCGCTCATCGAGCACACGAACTTCGTGCCGCCGGAACGCTACGGCGGCGAACACCTGCTGTACGCGGTCAGCTACATCCAGAGTCCCGAGGAAGAACTGTGGCAGATGGACGATGCGGGCGTCGAAGAAGCGTGGCTCGACGGCATCGAATCGCTGTTTCCCGACTTCGACCGCGAGTCGGTCAACTGGATACAAACGGCGCGCAACCCCCGAACGGCACCCATCTACGAACGAGGGTATCTCGATATGGTCGTCCCCTACGACCTCGGTGACTCCGTGCCGGGCGTCTACTACGCGGGGATGGCCTCGCGGGCACAGTACCCCGAACGAAGCCTCGACGGCGCGATAGAAGCGGGGTATGCCGCGGCTGACGCGATAGTTGAAACGTAG
- a CDS encoding DUF6149 family protein, producing MKLYQNPRHWASMKALTTPGVRNVANYALVKMHTKIFLGKADEERREERRDHLDDFFDATMDAYVAALQEGYSEAEAREITHIQANFDFFNHGWTEMMEIPGDELQTHYRRYEAFFVAHDITIDDPLGEFAPVDGVAEAPTTLENLEEPEYENAVAGFDDDVYVETADGETVVGGDTEKPDVSVTDAPGVSDEDAKAD from the coding sequence ATGAAACTGTATCAGAACCCGCGACACTGGGCGTCGATGAAGGCGCTGACGACGCCGGGGGTTCGCAACGTCGCCAACTACGCGCTCGTGAAGATGCACACGAAAATCTTCCTCGGAAAGGCCGACGAAGAGCGCCGCGAAGAGCGCCGCGACCACCTCGATGATTTCTTCGATGCGACGATGGACGCCTACGTCGCCGCGCTACAGGAGGGCTACAGCGAGGCCGAAGCCCGCGAAATCACGCACATTCAGGCGAACTTCGACTTCTTCAACCACGGCTGGACGGAGATGATGGAGATTCCCGGTGACGAACTGCAGACACACTACCGTCGCTACGAGGCGTTCTTCGTCGCCCACGACATCACCATCGACGACCCCCTCGGGGAGTTCGCGCCCGTCGATGGCGTCGCCGAGGCGCCGACGACGCTCGAAAACCTCGAAGAGCCGGAGTACGAGAACGCGGTCGCCGGGTTCGACGACGACGTGTACGTCGAGACCGCCGACGGCGAGACCGTGGTCGGCGGCGACACGGAAAAGCCGGACGTGAGCGTCACCGACGCTCCCGGCGTCTCCGACGAGGACGCGAAGGCCGACTGA
- a CDS encoding MTH865 family protein: protein MADRDAVREQFENAFGGADYPVNSPMDLVPALPQGPGTTFDIGDETITAMELNQEASGQADYPYDSVDELVDALMDGLEDEGYV, encoded by the coding sequence ATGGCAGACAGAGACGCAGTTCGAGAGCAGTTCGAGAACGCCTTCGGCGGCGCCGACTACCCCGTGAACAGCCCGATGGACCTCGTGCCCGCCCTCCCGCAGGGCCCCGGTACGACGTTTGACATCGGCGACGAGACCATCACGGCGATGGAACTGAATCAGGAAGCGTCGGGACAGGCCGACTACCCCTACGACAGCGTCGACGAACTCGTCGACGCCCTGATGGACGGCCTCGAAGACGAAGGCTACGTCTGA
- a CDS encoding SCP2 sterol-binding domain-containing protein → MSIPFPSEEWIVEWREQLNDNDEYAEKGQGWGVGFNGDFVFHIRADDRLPEDRYFFIALDDGTCTEAREIDSPDEVDAGFVYRGDYGDWVALNQGDIGPIDGMMSGVFDIEGDMQKVLQYSEAAVAMSETGQRIDTEYTY, encoded by the coding sequence ATGTCCATCCCGTTTCCATCCGAAGAGTGGATTGTAGAGTGGCGCGAGCAACTGAACGACAACGACGAGTACGCCGAGAAGGGACAGGGGTGGGGCGTCGGCTTCAACGGGGACTTCGTGTTCCACATCCGTGCCGACGACCGCCTCCCCGAGGACCGATACTTCTTCATCGCCCTCGACGACGGCACCTGCACCGAAGCACGGGAAATCGATTCTCCCGACGAGGTCGACGCCGGCTTCGTCTATCGGGGCGACTACGGCGACTGGGTGGCGCTCAATCAAGGCGACATCGGCCCGATAGACGGGATGATGTCCGGCGTCTTCGACATCGAGGGCGACATGCAGAAAGTCCTGCAGTACAGCGAGGCCGCCGTCGCGATGAGCGAGACAGGCCAGCGCATCGACACGGAGTACACCTACTGA
- a CDS encoding PAS domain-containing sensor histidine kinase: MSNSSLGQRRDFQSLFDQLDGVALWTATEPDTFDYISDGFEGIWGIPPEEVQDDINRLLETIHPEDRDRVRANIEGSDRGLHNESYEGRVVQPDGSIRWVLTRQVIIRNNQGEVTEVVGISTDITEQKRREQELEMLNRVVRHDIRNDLAVMLGWAEMLDEHVDEEGRTYLEKILNSGEHVVELTEIARNYAETVVSDEELTIEPTSICSILETELSLREESFPDAEFVVPDSLPDVEVAANSMLSSVFRNLLNNAIQHNDAENPVVEVSCAVRDEDVEVRIADNGPGIPDEQKDVVFGKGEKSLGSPGTGIGLYLVQTLVDQYGGDVWAEDNAPTGTVFVVRLPKATE; encoded by the coding sequence GTGAGTAATTCGTCACTTGGTCAACGGCGCGATTTTCAGTCACTGTTCGACCAATTGGACGGAGTCGCACTCTGGACCGCCACAGAACCCGACACGTTCGACTACATTAGCGATGGCTTCGAAGGGATATGGGGCATCCCGCCCGAGGAAGTTCAGGATGACATCAACAGGCTGCTTGAGACGATACACCCAGAAGACCGCGACCGGGTTCGGGCTAACATCGAGGGGTCCGACCGAGGGCTCCACAACGAATCGTACGAGGGTCGGGTTGTCCAACCCGACGGGTCGATTCGGTGGGTACTGACTCGGCAAGTCATCATCCGGAATAACCAAGGAGAGGTGACTGAAGTCGTCGGCATCTCCACCGATATCACGGAGCAAAAGCGCCGGGAACAGGAACTCGAAATGCTAAATCGGGTTGTTCGTCACGACATTCGAAACGATTTGGCGGTCATGCTCGGGTGGGCGGAGATGCTCGACGAGCACGTCGATGAGGAAGGCCGAACGTATCTCGAAAAAATCCTCAACAGTGGCGAGCACGTCGTCGAGTTGACCGAAATTGCTCGCAACTACGCCGAGACGGTCGTCTCTGACGAAGAACTCACCATTGAGCCAACTTCGATTTGCTCTATCCTCGAAACCGAACTCTCGCTTCGTGAGGAATCCTTCCCGGATGCGGAGTTCGTCGTTCCCGATTCGCTCCCCGACGTCGAGGTGGCTGCCAACAGTATGCTTAGCTCGGTGTTTCGGAACCTGCTGAACAACGCCATCCAGCACAACGATGCGGAGAACCCAGTAGTCGAAGTTTCCTGTGCGGTGCGAGACGAGGACGTAGAGGTCCGAATCGCCGACAACGGCCCCGGAATCCCCGATGAACAAAAGGATGTGGTCTTCGGGAAAGGCGAAAAAAGCCTTGGCAGCCCCGGGACCGGGATTGGCCTCTATCTCGTCCAGACGCTGGTCGACCAGTACGGCGGTGATGTGTGGGCCGAGGACAACGCGCCGACGGGGACCGTCTTCGTTGTACGGTTGCCGAAAGCGACCGAGTAA
- the gpmI gene encoding 2,3-bisphosphoglycerate-independent phosphoglycerate mutase, protein MRAALVILDGWGLGDGDESDAVAAADTPTFDRLRETGAFGTLETHGRRVGLPEGQMGNSEVGHLNIGAGRVVKQDSTRITDDIDADVFADNETITDAFTHARDNDGRVHFMGLVSDGGVHSHQAHLHALVELAGERGVDAVTHAFTDGRDTAPKSGAGFLADLEAVAEEAGTGDVASVCGRYYAMDRDENWERTKRAYDAIVNREAPYTADSVVDAVEQSYARGDTDEYVEPTLVSGGPALADGDSVVFFNFRSDRARQLVRMLADIRPEWDFQTDPPDTHLVTMTEYDETFELPVAYPPLEPEETLGETVSKAGLTQLRMAESEKYAHVTYFLNGGREVEFGGEHREIIPSPDVPTYDEQPEMSAREVTDTAVDYIDREDPDVLVLNYANPDMVGHTGDFEAAVAAVEAVDAQLNRLVEAVRNAGGHVLVTADHGNADDMGTPEDPHTAHTTNPVPFVYVAPDGTDGGRQVRDGGTLADIAPTLLSLIDVDKPEAMTGENLLE, encoded by the coding sequence ATGAGAGCAGCGCTGGTCATCCTCGACGGCTGGGGACTCGGCGACGGTGACGAATCCGACGCTGTCGCCGCCGCCGACACGCCGACGTTCGACCGCCTCCGCGAGACGGGCGCCTTCGGAACGCTGGAGACACACGGCCGACGCGTCGGCCTTCCGGAGGGACAGATGGGAAACAGCGAAGTCGGCCACCTCAACATCGGTGCCGGCCGCGTGGTCAAACAGGACTCGACGCGCATCACCGACGACATCGACGCCGACGTCTTCGCCGACAACGAGACCATCACCGACGCCTTCACGCACGCACGTGACAACGACGGCCGCGTCCACTTCATGGGACTGGTCAGCGACGGCGGCGTCCACTCCCACCAAGCACATCTCCACGCACTGGTCGAACTCGCGGGCGAACGCGGCGTCGACGCCGTCACCCACGCCTTCACCGATGGCCGCGACACGGCCCCGAAGAGCGGCGCGGGCTTTCTCGCGGACCTCGAAGCCGTCGCCGAGGAGGCCGGTACCGGCGACGTGGCGAGTGTCTGCGGCCGCTACTACGCGATGGACCGCGACGAGAACTGGGAGCGGACGAAACGCGCCTACGACGCCATCGTAAACCGGGAGGCGCCCTACACGGCTGATTCGGTGGTCGATGCCGTCGAGCAGTCGTACGCGCGCGGCGACACCGACGAGTACGTCGAACCGACGCTCGTTTCCGGCGGCCCCGCACTCGCCGACGGCGATTCGGTCGTCTTCTTCAACTTCCGGTCGGACCGCGCCCGCCAACTCGTCCGGATGCTCGCCGACATCCGCCCCGAGTGGGACTTCCAGACCGACCCACCCGACACCCACCTCGTCACGATGACCGAGTACGACGAGACGTTCGAGTTGCCGGTCGCCTACCCGCCGCTGGAACCCGAGGAGACGCTCGGCGAGACGGTTTCGAAGGCCGGCCTCACGCAACTCAGGATGGCTGAATCCGAGAAGTACGCCCACGTCACCTACTTCCTCAACGGCGGCCGCGAGGTGGAGTTCGGGGGGGAACACCGCGAAATCATCCCGAGTCCGGATGTGCCGACCTACGACGAGCAACCCGAGATGAGCGCCCGCGAGGTGACCGACACCGCCGTCGACTACATCGACCGCGAGGACCCCGACGTGCTGGTGTTGAACTACGCCAACCCCGACATGGTCGGCCACACGGGCGACTTCGAGGCTGCCGTCGCCGCCGTCGAAGCCGTCGACGCACAACTGAACCGACTCGTCGAAGCGGTTCGGAACGCAGGCGGACACGTCCTCGTCACCGCCGACCACGGCAACGCCGACGACATGGGCACGCCCGAGGACCCCCACACCGCACACACGACGAATCCGGTCCCGTTCGTCTACGTCGCCCCCGACGGAACCGACGGCGGGCGGCAGGTCAGAGACGGTGGGACGCTCGCGGACATCGCACCGACGCTGCTTTCGCTCATCGATGTCGACAAGCCCGAAGCGATGACCGGCGAGAACCTCTTGGAGTAA
- a CDS encoding FxsA family protein: MDLRVIGVLLLVPLLDIMLLVVLATQLGGVVTVALVVLTALIGLLLARAEGRHTLQRLQRKLAQGEPPTDELLDAALLLVAGVLMLTPGLVTDLLGLLLVLPPTRYPIRVFTKRYVVKPYVDAQTGGFASGNVYIGGFPNADEGGDPGEEFFRQGMDEGRPGSEPVDIDEEAYEFTDPDGQTDDDGDDDGSTDRRA; encoded by the coding sequence ATGGACTTGCGGGTCATCGGCGTCCTGCTGCTCGTCCCCCTGCTCGACATCATGCTGCTCGTCGTCTTGGCGACGCAGTTGGGCGGGGTCGTGACGGTCGCACTCGTCGTGTTGACGGCGCTCATCGGTCTGTTGCTCGCCCGCGCAGAGGGGCGTCACACACTCCAGCGCCTCCAGCGAAAACTGGCGCAAGGCGAACCGCCGACGGACGAACTGCTCGACGCGGCTCTCCTGTTGGTCGCCGGCGTCTTGATGCTCACGCCCGGTCTCGTGACCGACCTCCTCGGGCTGCTGTTGGTGTTGCCGCCGACGCGGTACCCCATCAGGGTCTTCACCAAGCGGTACGTCGTCAAGCCGTACGTCGACGCCCAGACCGGCGGCTTCGCCTCCGGAAACGTCTACATCGGCGGGTTCCCGAACGCCGACGAAGGCGGCGACCCCGGCGAGGAGTTCTTCCGTCAGGGCATGGACGAAGGCCGGCCCGGCTCGGAACCGGTCGATATCGACGAGGAGGCCTACGAGTTCACCGACCCGGACGGTCAAACTGACGACGACGGCGACGACGACGGCTCGACCGACCGCCGGGCATGA
- a CDS encoding ATP-grasp domain-containing protein gives MAPLDIGIVTGEKAPSLTDDGEALAAELSTRGMEAEPVVWSDDEADPTVFDAVLFRSCWHYYRQPEAFRRWLEHLDSAGVPAVNPTSVVRWNMHKFYLRDLADAGVDIVPTATIPAASDRDLTSILARRDWAEAVVKPAIGTSSAGVWRVSGEGLDDARERFVEARADGDLLVQRYLPEIFDGERSLVFFGGEYSHASLRMPADDDFAANDAVEPYEPREATIATAESVLGAARDRFDLNPEELPYARVDGIVREGEFLLSELELIEPFLGLERSPGAVERFADAIEAAIEADTGA, from the coding sequence ATGGCACCGCTCGATATCGGTATCGTCACCGGCGAGAAAGCACCTTCCCTCACCGACGACGGCGAGGCACTCGCCGCCGAGTTGTCGACACGGGGCATGGAGGCGGAGCCAGTCGTCTGGAGCGACGACGAGGCCGACCCTACCGTCTTCGATGCGGTGTTGTTTCGGTCCTGCTGGCACTACTACCGCCAGCCGGAGGCGTTCCGACGCTGGCTGGAGCACCTCGATTCGGCCGGCGTTCCCGCCGTCAACCCCACGTCGGTCGTCCGCTGGAACATGCACAAGTTCTACCTCCGTGACCTCGCCGATGCTGGCGTCGATATCGTCCCTACAGCGACGATTCCGGCAGCGAGCGACCGAGACCTGACGTCGATACTGGCCCGTCGCGACTGGGCGGAAGCCGTGGTCAAACCTGCCATCGGAACCAGTTCTGCGGGCGTCTGGCGCGTCTCGGGTGAGGGTCTCGACGACGCCCGAGAGCGGTTCGTCGAGGCTCGTGCCGACGGTGACCTCCTCGTCCAGAGGTATCTCCCCGAAATCTTCGACGGCGAGCGCTCGCTCGTCTTCTTCGGTGGCGAGTACAGCCACGCCTCACTCCGGATGCCAGCCGACGACGACTTCGCTGCAAACGACGCCGTCGAACCGTACGAACCACGGGAAGCGACGATAGCGACCGCTGAATCGGTCCTCGGTGCGGCACGGGACCGCTTCGACCTCAACCCCGAGGAACTGCCGTACGCCCGCGTCGACGGCATCGTTCGAGAGGGCGAGTTCCTGCTGTCGGAGTTGGAACTCATCGAACCGTTCTTGGGGCTTGAGCGCTCTCCGGGTGCCGTCGAGCGCTTCGCCGACGCTATCGAGGCGGCTATCGAAGCGGATACCGGGGCATGA
- a CDS encoding MFS transporter encodes MGFLESIGDEAGELWGDGKGPLLVTIAGGWGVLLGTRMVYPVLLPYLRESFDLSLTVAGLLVTVLWLGSALGQLPGGVLADRYSERAVMTAGTVVVALALVAVVTAQTPLVLFAATALVGLGQSLYPIARITILSDIYPGRIGSALGVTMATGDLGQTVLPPIAGALAAAVAWQLGLGFIIPLLLAVGAVLWVVLPAQTPTSSAVDSLSADSARYVIAELRRSNLLFVAFILFLYILIWQSFTGFYPTYLVEVKGLPSSVAGVLFSVFFAFGVVVKPLAGAAYDRIGMRRALVAVLVGPVVGLASLPFIEGRWPLVAVTALVSTMLGSGAITQSFLSDAIPDEIQGTGLGAIRTASATLGAAGPVLFGSIADRGYFDEGYLLLAAILVVVIVLTLRLPERASKG; translated from the coding sequence ATGGGGTTTCTCGAATCTATCGGCGACGAGGCGGGGGAGCTGTGGGGCGACGGCAAGGGGCCGCTCCTCGTCACGATTGCGGGTGGTTGGGGGGTACTGCTCGGCACTCGAATGGTGTATCCCGTGCTGTTGCCGTACCTCCGGGAGTCGTTCGACCTCAGCCTCACGGTCGCGGGCCTGCTCGTGACCGTTCTGTGGCTCGGGTCGGCGCTCGGCCAGCTCCCAGGCGGCGTCCTCGCCGACCGATACAGCGAACGGGCGGTCATGACAGCGGGGACGGTCGTCGTCGCCCTGGCACTTGTAGCCGTCGTGACGGCACAGACGCCCCTCGTCTTATTCGCCGCGACGGCGCTCGTGGGTCTCGGCCAGTCGCTGTACCCCATCGCGCGCATCACGATACTCTCCGACATCTATCCCGGCCGAATCGGGAGCGCACTCGGGGTGACGATGGCCACCGGCGACCTCGGCCAGACGGTGCTGCCGCCGATTGCCGGTGCGCTCGCCGCCGCCGTCGCGTGGCAACTCGGCCTGGGATTCATCATTCCACTGCTCTTGGCAGTCGGGGCCGTTCTCTGGGTAGTCCTGCCGGCACAAACGCCGACGTCCAGTGCGGTCGATTCGCTCTCGGCCGACAGCGCACGCTACGTTATCGCCGAATTACGCCGGTCGAACTTGCTTTTCGTGGCGTTCATCCTCTTTCTGTACATCCTCATCTGGCAGTCGTTCACCGGGTTCTATCCGACGTATCTGGTCGAAGTGAAGGGGCTGCCGTCGTCGGTAGCCGGGGTGCTGTTCAGCGTGTTCTTCGCCTTCGGCGTCGTCGTCAAGCCGCTGGCCGGCGCGGCCTACGACCGAATCGGCATGCGTCGCGCCCTCGTCGCCGTTCTCGTCGGCCCCGTCGTCGGGTTGGCCTCTCTGCCCTTCATCGAGGGGCGGTGGCCGCTCGTCGCCGTCACCGCCCTCGTGAGTACGATGCTCGGCTCTGGGGCGATTACCCAGTCGTTCCTCTCCGATGCGATTCCCGACGAGATTCAGGGGACCGGCCTCGGTGCGATTCGAACGGCGTCGGCGACGCTCGGTGCTGCCGGCCCGGTGCTTTTCGGCAGCATCGCCGACCGTGGATACTTCGACGAAGGGTACCTGTTGTTGGCCGCGATACTGGTCGTGGTCATTGTTCTCACCCTCCGACTCCCCGAACGCGCTTCGAAGGGCTGA
- a CDS encoding DUF1405 domain-containing protein — protein sequence MDIRGLFESDVPRADLPRYVAPLPEAIENLGLNLAWLVVLVNLAGTAFGFYYYRFQFQITPVEMWPFVPDSPAATLLIALALAAWKLDRPQAWLTALAFFGNIILGGWTVYVHLAYWDAFSYLHPAMRQFLIWSHAAMVVQAFLLHRIGDFDPRAVGVATLWYTVDTVVDYFVPVRGDLHHTLIPLERDAPVFLGADALGVAAAGAVVLLIIAVYLSLTTRIEKQRAGAV from the coding sequence ATGGACATCCGAGGGTTGTTCGAATCCGACGTGCCCCGCGCGGACCTCCCGCGGTACGTCGCGCCGCTGCCGGAGGCCATCGAGAACCTCGGCCTCAACCTCGCGTGGCTGGTCGTCCTCGTCAACCTCGCCGGCACCGCCTTCGGCTTCTACTACTACCGCTTCCAGTTCCAGATTACGCCCGTCGAGATGTGGCCGTTCGTCCCCGACAGTCCGGCGGCGACGCTGCTCATCGCCCTCGCGTTGGCGGCGTGGAAACTCGACCGACCCCAGGCGTGGCTGACGGCGCTTGCCTTCTTCGGCAACATCATCTTGGGCGGGTGGACGGTGTACGTCCACCTCGCCTACTGGGACGCCTTCAGCTATCTCCACCCGGCGATGCGACAGTTCCTCATCTGGAGTCACGCCGCGATGGTGGTCCAGGCGTTCCTGTTGCACCGAATCGGTGACTTCGACCCGCGAGCGGTCGGCGTCGCGACGCTGTGGTACACCGTCGACACCGTCGTCGACTACTTCGTTCCCGTTCGCGGGGACCTCCATCACACGCTGATTCCGCTGGAACGTGACGCACCCGTCTTTTTGGGTGCCGACGCCCTCGGCGTCGCGGCCGCCGGTGCGGTCGTCTTGCTCATCATCGCGGTGTATCTGTCGCTGACGACGCGAATCGAAAAACAGCGTGCGGGCGCGGTCTGA
- the pdxS gene encoding pyridoxal 5'-phosphate synthase lyase subunit PdxS, whose protein sequence is MTETDLEELRRGTDLVKRGFAKMQKGGVIMDVVTREQARIAEDTGAVAVMSLEAVPADIRKRGGVARMADPAALEEIIDEVSIPVMGKCRIGHTAEAQILEATGADMLDESEVLTTADERYHIDKRDFTAPFVCGARNLGEALRRIDEGAAMIRTKGEAGTGDVNQAVTHQRNIQRSIRKLSGMNYEERDEWARNHEAPRELVHETAEMGRLPVVNFAAGGIATPADAALMMQLGCDGIFVGSGIFGAEDPTAMGTAIVEAVNNYDDPEKLRDIAKGIGKGMKGQANETMPEEEKLQGRGV, encoded by the coding sequence ATGACCGAAACGGACCTCGAAGAGCTCCGTCGCGGGACGGACCTCGTCAAGCGCGGCTTCGCGAAGATGCAGAAAGGCGGCGTCATCATGGACGTCGTCACCCGCGAACAGGCCCGAATCGCCGAGGACACCGGCGCAGTCGCCGTCATGTCGCTGGAGGCAGTCCCCGCCGACATCCGCAAGCGCGGCGGCGTCGCCCGAATGGCCGACCCCGCGGCCCTCGAAGAGATTATCGACGAAGTGTCCATCCCCGTGATGGGCAAGTGCCGCATCGGCCACACCGCCGAGGCACAGATTCTCGAAGCCACGGGCGCCGACATGCTCGACGAGAGCGAGGTCCTGACGACCGCCGACGAGCGATACCACATCGACAAACGTGATTTCACCGCGCCGTTCGTCTGTGGCGCCCGCAACCTCGGCGAGGCGCTGCGCCGCATCGACGAGGGCGCCGCCATGATTCGAACCAAAGGCGAGGCCGGCACCGGCGACGTGAACCAGGCGGTCACCCACCAGCGCAACATCCAGCGGTCGATTCGGAAACTCTCCGGAATGAACTACGAGGAGCGCGACGAGTGGGCGCGCAACCACGAGGCTCCGCGTGAATTGGTCCACGAGACCGCCGAGATGGGCCGGTTGCCCGTCGTCAACTTCGCCGCCGGCGGCATCGCCACGCCCGCCGACGCCGCGCTCATGATGCAGTTGGGCTGTGACGGCATCTTCGTCGGTTCGGGCATCTTCGGCGCCGAGGACCCCACCGCGATGGGCACCGCCATCGTCGAGGCCGTCAACAACTACGACGACCCCGAGAAACTGCGGGACATCGCTAAGGGCATCGGCAAGGGCATGAAGGGCCAAGCCAACGAGACGATGCCCGAAGAGGAGAAACTGCAGGGTCGCGGCGTCTGA
- a CDS encoding homoserine kinase — MVTVRAPATSANLGSGFDVFGAALERPADVVRVEKADRTTIDVTGVGSQYIPEDPEKNTVGAVAEALDAPAHISIDKGVRPASGLGSSAASAAAAAVGLNELYDRGLTREELVPIAAEGEAVVSGAAHADNVAPSIMGGFTIAREDGVTQLDASIPLVTCLPEIVVSTRDAREVVPDGARMEQVVELVGNAATLSVGMARNDPDLVGRGMNDSIVTPARAKLITGYSEVREAAFEAGATGVTISGAGPAVIAACHERDRRDIAGTMIDTFEDAGVEARAYQTEIGKGATIY; from the coding sequence ATGGTCACGGTGCGGGCCCCGGCGACGAGTGCGAATCTGGGCAGTGGCTTCGACGTCTTCGGTGCCGCCTTAGAGCGGCCCGCCGACGTGGTTCGCGTCGAGAAGGCCGACCGCACCACTATCGATGTAACCGGCGTCGGCAGCCAGTACATCCCCGAAGACCCCGAGAAGAACACCGTCGGGGCGGTCGCAGAGGCGCTGGACGCCCCGGCCCACATCAGCATCGACAAGGGCGTCCGACCGGCCTCGGGGCTTGGCTCATCGGCCGCCTCCGCGGCCGCCGCCGCCGTCGGCCTCAACGAACTGTACGACCGCGGCCTCACTCGCGAGGAGTTGGTTCCCATCGCCGCGGAAGGCGAGGCGGTCGTCTCCGGGGCCGCCCACGCCGACAACGTCGCCCCCTCGATTATGGGCGGGTTCACCATCGCCCGCGAGGACGGCGTCACGCAACTCGACGCCTCGATTCCACTGGTCACCTGTCTGCCGGAAATCGTCGTCTCGACGCGGGACGCTCGCGAGGTCGTCCCCGACGGCGCACGCATGGAGCAGGTCGTCGAGTTGGTCGGCAACGCCGCGACGCTATCGGTCGGGATGGCCCGAAACGACCCCGACCTCGTCGGCCGCGGCATGAACGACAGCATCGTCACGCCCGCGCGTGCGAAACTCATCACTGGATACAGCGAAGTCCGGGAGGCGGCCTTCGAGGCCGGCGCGACCGGCGTCACCATCTCGGGGGCAGGTCCGGCGGTCATCGCCGCCTGCCACGAACGGGACCGTCGCGACATCGCTGGAACGATGATAGATACCTTCGAGGACGCGGGCGTCGAGGCACGGGCCTACCAGACGGAAATCGGGAAAGGCGCGACGATCTATTGA